The Actinoplanes sp. N902-109 genomic interval CGGACAGAAGCGCAGCCACTGGATGTGGTTCGTCTTCCCGCAGATCGCCGGGCTGGGCTCCAGCCCCACAGCGGTGCGCTACGCGATCCGCGACCTCGCCGAGGCACGCGCCTATCTGGCCGACCCGGTCCTGGGGGCCCGGTTGCGTGAGTGCGCCGCCGCTCTGCTCGCGCTGCCCGGCCGTACGGCCGGGCAGATCTTCGGGTATCCCGACGACCTGAAGCTGCGCTCGTCGATGACCCTGTTCGCCGCGGCGGCCCCCGGCCCGGCGCCGTTCCAGGCGGTCCTCGACCGTTATTACGACGGCACGCCCGACCAGGCCACTCTCGACCGACTGTCGGACAGCTGACTGGCCGGACCCGCCCCCGGGGCGCAGGATGGCGCCATGCCTGACGTCATTGTGGTGGGCGGCGGAATCATCGGTCTCACAGCGGCGACCCGGCTGTGCGAACAGGGCGCCGAGGTGACCCTGTGGGCGCCCGGCGACCCGGGCGGGACCACCTCGGCGGTCGCGGCGGCAGCCTGGTACCCGACCCGCATCGGCTACGACCCGCGGGTGCTGGCCTGGGCCGACGCGACGTACAAGGAGTTCCGCCGGCAGGCCCGCACCGGCGTGCCCGGCGTCCTGGTGCGCGAGACCCGCAACCTCGAACGCGACGCCGGAGCCGGTGCGGGGGAGCCGTGGTGGGCGCCGGCCGCGGGGCGTGTGCGCTACTGCGACGCCGAGCCGCCGTGGACGCGCGAGGTCAGGTTCGAGGCGCCGATGGTCGAGATGGACGTCTATCTGCCCTGGCTGCGCCGGCACCTGGAGGCGCTGGGCGGGCGGGTGGTGCGCCGCCGCGTCGACCGGCTCGAGGAGGCCCTGGTGGAGGCCCCGACGGTGGTCAATGCGACCGGTCTGGCGGCGGGCACGCTCTGCGGCGACCATGACGTGTTCCCGGTACGGGGACAGATCGTGCTGGTCGCCAACCCGGGCATCTTCACCTCGGTCCGCACCGGGAGCGACCCGGCCACGTACGTGCACCCGCGCACCCGCGACGTCGTGCTCGGCGGCACATTCGAGGAGAACAGCTGGAACACGACGCCCGACCCGGCCACCCGCGAGGCGATCCTGGAGCGCTGCCGCGCGCTGGTCCCCGAACTCGCCGGGGCGCCCGTGGTCGGCGAGAAGGTCGGCCTGCGTCCCGTCCGCCGGGGCGGGCCCCGGGTGGAGGCCGAGAAGTGGCCGGGCGGCACCGTCGTGCACGCCTACGGTCACGGCGGCGCCGGCATGACCCTGTCCTGGGGCTGCGCCGACGAGGTCGCCAAGCTCGCCGGCTGAGCCGGCCGTGCGGCCGGCTAGCCGTTCTGCTGCGCGAGCCGGGTCAGCATCGGCAGGTTCTTGCTGACCACACCGGTCGCCCCGGCCCGCCGCGCGCGGGCGAGGTCGGCCTCGGTGTCCACCGGCCACGCCAGCACCAGGTCGGTGGACCGGCGCAACTCGGCCACCACCGGCTCGGTGAGCAGCCGCAACCGCACCGACACGCCGTCCACCGGCCCCCGCCGCACCCGCGAGCGCAACCGCGCGACCTGCACGGCGTTGCTCGCCGAGTAGATCCGCCGGACCCCGGGGTCCCCGGCGAAGGCGTCGAGCATCTCCCACTGCTTGGTGCACACCGCCACGGGCATCCCGGGCGCCTCCGCGCGCAGCGCCTGCGCCACCCGCGCCGCCACCGCCACCGACCGCCCCTTGAGGTCGAGCATCAGCCGCGCCGCACCCGGTGCGCCCGCCCGGGCCGCGACCGCGAGGATGTCGCGCAGCTCCGGCATCACCAGGTCGCGACGGCGGGTCAGGGGCTGTCCGCGCTCCCACAGCAGCCCCGGCCCGAGCGCCCGGTGGTGGCGCACCTCGAGCACGCCGCGACGCAGGTGGACGTCGGCCTCGACCAGATCCACCCCGGCGGCGAGGGCGGCGCCGAGGCCGGCCACGGAATTCCCGGCGCGGTGGGCAACGGCGAGCATCGTCAGACCGTCCGCAGGTCGAGGGTGTGCCAGCGCAGGTCGTCCTGGTCGCCGGTGGCCCACCACAGCACCCCGTTACGGCTGAGGACGCCCGCGGCGGCCGTGGTCACCTCGACGGTGCGATCGGTGGACAGGTCGTACACGAGCAGCCCCTCGGTGCCGGTCAGGTCGGAGTCCGGGCCCGGCTCGGACAGCAGCTCGAACCGGTCGAGCACGCCGGCGTCGGTGACCGCCGCCCGGGCGCCGCCGCCGGCGATGCGCCGCCGGGCCGTGCCGTCGGGGTGCATGGCGTCGATGCGGGCCAGG includes:
- a CDS encoding DUF1810 domain-containing protein, with the protein product MSELQRFHDAQDGVYERALAEVRAGQKRSHWMWFVFPQIAGLGSSPTAVRYAIRDLAEARAYLADPVLGARLRECAAALLALPGRTAGQIFGYPDDLKLRSSMTLFAAAAPGPAPFQAVLDRYYDGTPDQATLDRLSDS
- a CDS encoding FAD-dependent oxidoreductase, whose translation is MPDVIVVGGGIIGLTAATRLCEQGAEVTLWAPGDPGGTTSAVAAAAWYPTRIGYDPRVLAWADATYKEFRRQARTGVPGVLVRETRNLERDAGAGAGEPWWAPAAGRVRYCDAEPPWTREVRFEAPMVEMDVYLPWLRRHLEALGGRVVRRRVDRLEEALVEAPTVVNATGLAAGTLCGDHDVFPVRGQIVLVANPGIFTSVRTGSDPATYVHPRTRDVVLGGTFEENSWNTTPDPATREAILERCRALVPELAGAPVVGEKVGLRPVRRGGPRVEAEKWPGGTVVHAYGHGGAGMTLSWGCADEVAKLAG